The window GCCGATGGCACATGGCTCGCGACCCATTTTGATTGGCAGATTAAGACTTTTTGGTACAGTACTGTCTTGTTTGCCATCGGAGCACTATTGATCGTGTTTGCACTGGGTGGTTTGGGGGTTGGTATCATGGCGGACAGTGGTAATATAACCATTGGCTCATTTTTATTGACGGGTCTTGGTCTGTTGATTATGGCCTTTACGTTTGTTTGGCATCTTTACCGTATTATACGCGGCTGGGTTGCGCTGACAGATGGTCGTCCCGTACCATAACTAATACCAAGTTAAACCTTTTTTATAACAATCAAGTCTTTGTTTATAAGCGATTGCACGCCCTTTTATATAAAATGATGTCGCATGAAAATTTGGTCTTATTCCTGTTAAGCTGATATAATCGCAGCGCCTGATTCTATTCATTTTGTCCCATTCACCATTTCTTCTCAAGCAGGGTTTATCGCCATTATGTCTTATGCCTTACTTCGCCCGTTTTTATTTAATATGGACCCTGAGAACGCTCACGACATGACCTTGTCTTTACTGCATAAAGCCCATAAAGCGCGTGCTTTAGGTTTGGTCTATGGTCAACCTATGCAGCCAACGGATTGTATGGGGTTGCAGTTTTCTAATCCGGTCGGGCTAGCAGCAGGTTTGGATAAAAATGGCGACTATATTGACGCCTTAGCAGAGTTAGGTTTTGGCTTTATTGAAGTGGGCACGGTGACCCCAAAGCCGCAGATTGGCAATGATAAGCCGCGGCTATTTAGACTTAAGCAAGCAGATGCGATTATTAACCGGATGGGCTTCAATAATCAAGGCGTTGATTGTCTTATTGAAAACGTCAAGCGCTGTAAATATAAAGGTAATATTGGAATCAATATTGGTAAAAATGCCAGTACGCCGGTCGAAAATGCAGCTGATGATTATGTCTATTGCTTAGAGCGTGTTTATCCTCACGCCTCATATATTACGGTCAATATCTCATCGCCAAATACTGCGAATTTACGCGACCTACAAAGTGGTGAAGCGTTAACTCATTTATTAGATACTATTAAGAACCGTCATGATCAGTTGGCAACAGAGTATGGCTTTTATGTGCCACTAGTACTAAAGGTCGCGCCTGATTTAGATCCGCTACAAGTCGATTATATCTCCCAGCAGTTATTAGATTTTGAGATTGATGGTTTGATTGCGACCAATACTACTTTGAGCCGGGTCGGTGTCGAAGATTTGCACGACAGCAATCAAACAGGCGGCTTATCAGGTCGTCCCGTCAGCCACATTAGCACTCAAATTTTACAACAGTTTGCTGACCAGCTAGATAATAAAGTAGCTTTAATTGGCGTTGGCGGCATCGATAGTGGTGAAAAAGCCGTTAAGAAGATTAAAGCAGGCGCAGATATGGTGCAACTCTATACTGGTCTTATTTATAGAGGCCCCGGACTGGTACAGTCTTGTATTCAAGCTATCGGCGGCTATTACGACGCCATGGAAAGCTAGACAAACGACAGTAATATCAAAATGAAAGTAGTACTAAAAAGCAGTACTAAACAAACAGCAAGTAAAAAAAGTTAATGGGCTAAAGTTAAGAGATTAATGAGGCGGTAAGCATGAGTAGTCTGGATATTATGATTGCCATTGTTGTCTTAATTGGCTTATGGCGAGGTTTTCAGGTTGGGCTGATTAAGACGGCCTTGGGCTTAATTGGGTGGTTTATTGCCCTTATTGCGGCCACCCAGTTGGCAAGCGCTGTTGCCCCGCAGCTAGCAGGTATCGTGCAAAACCCTGTCCTACAAATGGCATCGGCCTTTTTATTGGTAGTGATAGTCGTGTTAGCCATCATGCACATGGTGGCCTTTGTATTCTCAGGAGTGCTTAAAACCTTGCGACTTGGGGTAGTTGATAAGATGGCGGGCGGCGTACTGGGCGCCGCCAAGAACGTACTGATGATATTGGTCATACTTAGTGTCAGCGCCCCTTTATTAGTACAGATGCCACAATGGCAGACTTCAGTACTTGCTCCTGAATTGCTACCTTATGCGCCGATGGCAAAAAATTTAGTAACAGATGCGTTCGGCGTTGCTTGGGACCAAGTTAATCAGTCGTAAGCTTTGATAGACCGAGCTTTGATAAACTCAGCTTTGATAAATCTAGCCTTGATCAACTGGCCTTGATAAAAAATTATTTAACAGCATTTAGCGTTCATAAAGTACAATTTATTAGTCATCAATAATTTATCTTCTTTTGCGTATCAGGAAGACTTTTTTTTAGTAACAACCTAATTTATAACAACCCAATTTCAGCAAATAAAATCATCAGTGCCGATCGTCTGACAGATATTATTGTCAGTAATTGTGCCATCATTGCGTTACTAATGTATGATCTAAAATAGGACATAACTATGTGTGGAGTCGTTGGGGTTGCAGCTCATGAGCCAGTCAACCAAATTCTTTATGATGCCTTAACCATGTTGCAGCATCGCGGACAAGATGCGGCAGGTATTGTTACTTTGCAGGACGGGCGCTTATATTTACGTAAAGAAAACGGCATGGTACGCGACGTTTTTATGAACCATCATATGGTTAGGTTGGTCGGAAAGTTTGGCATCGGTCACGTCCGTTATCCTACTGCTGGTACCTCAAGCAGTGCTGAGGCTCAGCCATTTTACGTCAACTCACCTTATGGTATTACTTTGGCGCATAATGGCAACTTGACCAATGCCGAGAGCTTGGCCAAGTCCTTATATCAAGATGACCGCCGCCATTTAAACACTGACTCAGATTCTGAGGTGTTGTTAAATGTGTTAGCGCACGAAATGCAAAATTTAGGTAAAACTCATCCGACTGCTGATGATATTTTTGAAGCAACAAAAGCGGTTTATAGTCGCTGTGAAGGGGCTTATGGTGTGGTCGCGCTGATAACCGGTCATGGCTTACTCGCGTTCCGTGATCCAAACGGTATTCGTCCGCTAATTTTCGGTGAGCGTTTGGCGGCAAATGGTGGTACTGAATATATGGTTGCCTCAGAATCAGTAGCGCTTACCGGCTCAGGTTTTAGCATTATTCGTGATGTTAAACCAGGGGAAGCCATTTTTATTGACTTAAATCATCAATTACATACTCATCAGTGTGTGGAGCAGCAAGAATATACGCCTTGTATCTTTGAATATGTTTATTTTGCGCGTCCCGATTCGATTATGGATAATATCTCAGTTTATAAATCACGTTTGCGTATGGGTGAAAAACTGGCTGATAAGATTCTTGCGGAATGGGGTGAAAATCACGATATCGATGTGGTCATACCCATTCCTGATACCTCGCGTACTTCCGCGATGGAATTGGCCCTAAAGATGAATATCAAGTACCGTGAAGGGTTTATGAAAAACCGCTATATCGGTCGTACCTTTATTATGCCAGGTCAGCAGCAACGTAAAAAATCTGTTCGTCAAAAACTTAGCCCTGTACCATTAGAATTTAAGGGCAAAAATGTCTTGTTAGTTGATGATTCTATCGTCCGTGGTACTACTTGTCATGAAATTATTCAAATGGCACGCGATGCAGGCGCTAAAAAGGTGTTTTTTGCCAGTGCGGCGCCGCCCGTGAAATACCCCAATGTGTATGGTATTGATATGCCAGTACGTAGTGAACTGATTGCCTCAGGTCATACAGTGGAAGAGGTACGTGACATTATCGGTGCAGACCGCTTAATTTTTCAAGATTTAGAAGACCTTATTGATGCGGTAAAAGATACTAAGTATAGTAAGGTTGAAGGTTTTGACTGTGCGGTATTCAATGGCTGTTATGTTACGGGTCAAATCAATGAAGCCTATCTTGATCATCTACAAGATCAGCGCAATGAAACCGCTAAAACAGGTAAGAAGGGGATGCAGATAGTTGCTGATACTCCCGTTGATATTATGGGTGTAGAAGAATTTTAAGCTAGCAAATCGTTAAAAAATAATAGCGAATTGTAAAATACAAAAAGGCTGAATTCTATAAGGAATTCAGCCTTTTTCGTTGAAACTAAGTTAATTTATACTAACTCATCTAATAATAAACTAACCTAAAAAATAGCTAAATAGCCACAACAACCCATTTATAGCAGCGATACCAACCACCATACTCACTAGCAGCTGGCGACTAACATGATAGACCAGCAACACCAGTAGTAGGGCACCAATCTGCGCCAACAATAAATGCAGCTCCGCGCTACTTAAGCCAATATTCGCTGATAAATCTTGGTAAGAAAGACTGGTTAAAATTAATAATACCAAAACGGATAACGGTAAGCTCTCGTTAAGACGATGTAGCCAAGGTTTATCAAGTAGTTTTTGCGGTATTAGTGCTGGAATAGCACGAGTGATAAACGTGACTCCTGCCATTGCCAAGGTTGCGAAAATCAGATAGCTACTGGTCATTAGAATCTCCTGTTACTGTCCGCTGTATCCAAAATGCACGCGTTAAGATCAGCAACATACAAATCGCAATCGCTACTAATAACAACCAATCACTGGTAAATAGCAAGGCACTAACTAAACCAATAACGGCAATTCCAATCGGAAAATAACGTTTAATACTCTGAAACTGCTCATAAGCTAAAATCACAAACAGACAAATAAGCGCAAAGTCCAAGTTTGGTACTAGATCATTGAGAGCGCTGCCTATCATTACTCCAACGGCGCTCGCCAATACCCACCAGCTTTGATTAAATAAGCTTACCGGCAGTATCAGCGCTTGCCGTGTATTCGCAGGCAAACTGGTCATGACCGAAAAAGTCTCATCAGTGAGGGCAAATAAGCAATAAGTTTTGGCAAGCTTATGGGTCGGTAAGTATTGCAATAACGGCACACCATAAAACACATGGCGTAAATTAATAGCAGCGATATTGGTCGCGATACTACCAACCGGTAATCCGGCGCTAAGCATAGGCAAGCAGGCGTATTGAGCGGCACCCGCATACAGTACGATACTGAGCATAATGGTCGCCCATACTGGTACGCCTGCAACTTGCGCCAATACGCCAAAGGCAATACCCGCGGGCAGGTAGCCCATTGCTACCGGAATACTTTTTTTAAAGCCTTCAGCCCACTGGTAGGTCGGCTCTCGTTGCTGCTTAGATTGAGTGATCACAGGATGTCCTAAATTTTTCTAGCTTGATTATTAATTTTCTAGTCGTTATTTTGGTTCAATAATGCACGATGGTTTTTAAATAGTTGTACTGCTTATAACCTGTGCTGCTTATAACTGGGGCTGTAATTTTTCATAGCTACCAGTGATATGAGCGCGGTATAAAAATCCACTAAGAATAATGAACCGTAGGAGTAATAAGCACCAAACACTCAGCCAAATACCGGTCATACCCCATTGTTGATAGAGTAGCCAGCTTAGCGGAAAAAAGATAACCGCCAATATTAATGCCGCATTACGAATCACATTGCCAGCGGTTAATCCAAAGAATATCCCATCGAGCCAATATGCCCCGACACCGATTAAGGGTAGCAATACCGCATACACATGATAATTATAAGCAAGGGTAAAGACTGGCTCAATATTGGTCATTAGTTGCAAATATGTGGGCATCGCAAGCCACCATATCGCACTTAATATCAAGGCAAGACCGTAGCTGACCACACCGGTGCGCTTGACAATAATACGAAAGCGCGGCCAATCACGCCGTCCTGCGGCCTGACCACTCAACGTCTCTGCTGAGACCGCCACGCCATCAAGCGCAAAGGCTGAAATGCTTAACACTTGTAATAAGATAGCATTGGCGGCCAGTATCAAATCGCCACTCTGAGCCGATAATCGTGTTATCCATGCAAAGCTTAAGGTTAAAATTAACGTGCGAATAAAAATGTCTTTATTTAGCGAAAATAGCCTAAGCATTTTTTCTTTAGCAAAATACTGTGGGTCAGCGGTAAATAGCGCTCTCCAAGTTAGTTGCAAGTGACGGCGGCTCAACCACAAGGCTAAAACAACTCCCATCCAGAAGGCGATAGTCGTCCCTAATGCCACGCCTACCAGTCCCATCTGCATACCATAGACAAAGAACAGGGTCAGAATGATATTGAGTATCGCGATAAAACCTTGTTGATAAAGCATATAACGGGTCTTACCTTGGCCTGCAAACCAGCCAATAAAAGCAAAGTTCATCAGTTCAGCTATCACACCCCAAAATCGTACGTCTAGATAAGTTTTTGCAGCAATTCCACTTTTAGGATTGGCTGATAACGCTTGTAAACCAAAATCAATCAGCCACGGTTTAGCGAGTAGTAGTATTGCCCCGATGATAAACGCTAATAATAATGCCCGCTGTAAAATAGACAGTAGTGGTGATTGCATTTGCGGCTTATTACTTGAGATTTCATTTTTCGAGGTGTTAGTTGCCGAGGGGTCATCATTATGAGCCAGTTGCCCTAGTGCCTGAGCGGACAGCCCAGATGAGGCATATTGCAAAAAATTAAAGCTAACCAGTAATAAGGACAACAGCTGTATCGCCAAACCCATACCCGCAAGCTTAGCCGTATCGTTCATATTGCCAACAATCGCTGTATCAATGACGCTTTGTAGCGGCATGGCTAGATTGGCCAATAAGACCGGCAAGGCAATGGCAATGATGCGCGAGTAGCGGGTGTCGATAGGTGGCATGGCACGAGACGGCGTAACGGTTGGCATTCTAGGGTCGCTTATGCTGAAACACAGAAAATATTGCCCGTCACCTTAAACTGTGGCGATAGGGTGGGAGTGCTTTAAAAAAGGTACGATTTGATAGCCACATAAAGACAAAAGCACCTATTTATTAGGTGCTTTTGTCATGATAATACTTATAAGGTTAATAGACTAAAAAATTTGACTATTAGCCCTAATTAACTATCAATCTTGTTCAAACATCTTTGGATCGTTAAAAGTGACAATTTCCTCTTCAAATTCTGGTTTTACTTTTACCACAAAATCATCACGTGATAATCCCATACTTAGCGGGATAGAGCTTGAAATATAGATTGAAGAATAAGTACCTGCAATCAAGCCAATGGATAGTGCTACAGCGAACCAGTATAAGCCGTCACCGCCTAGGAATAACATCGCTAACACCACTAACATCACCGTTGAGATAGTCATAATAGTACGGCGTAACGTTTCTGTTAATGATAAATCAATCGTTTGACGGGGGCTAATACCACGGACCCGACGAAAGTTCTCGCGAATACGGTCATAGACCACAATAGTATCATTCAATGAATAACCGATAAGCGCCAGTACGGCCGCCAGCACCGTTAAGTCGAACGGCAAACCGAACAAGGCAAAGAAACCGACAGTCACGATAGCATCATGAAATAGCGCCACTACCGCACCTATAGCGAGCTTAAACTGGAAGCGTAGGGCAACATAGCCCAGCATACAGGTTAGCGCTAAGGCCACTGCCATTAATGAGTTTAAGTACACCTCGTTACCGACTTGGCTACCAATAATATTAACGTTACTAATTTCAGCATTATTATTGGGTAAATCAAGCGCTTGATTCAAAGTAGCATTCAGGCCATTGATATTATCTGACTGCGGTGGCAGGCGTACTAACAGCTCTTGGCGTGTACCAAGATACTGCACTACGGAATCATCAAAGCCATTATCAGCCAGCGCTTTAACCACTTCCACTTGTTCAGCCGGCTGCTCATAGCGCACATCTGCTGAGACCCCGCCGGTAAAGTCAAGACCTAGGTTAAGGCCATTAATCGCAATAGCTAGAATACTACCGATAATTAAAACGATAGATAAAATCGCCATCGGCTTTTCTAAACTCATAAAGGGAATGAGGCGTTGATTGCCGATCGCTTTGATGCCACCTTCTGCTTTTGCTGCCGCGTCATCAGCTGCGTCATCTGCCGAGATATTAGGATCGATATCAGTAGTAGAATTAGGACCTTGTGTTGCTAATGCCTGACTGTTTTGACCGGCGCGACGACCTTTACCTTTGCTCGATTTTGGAGTAGTAGAATTATTGGTTTGGTTATTGCTACCTTTACCATCACGGCGCGGCTTATTACGGCGGCGACGTTTATCGTCATCTGAACCACCGCCTGAGCTGTTCGAGGTCGGCGTGTTTGGTTTTTTCGTGGGATTATTCTGTTCAATCGCCATATGTTTCTCCTAGCCGATGCTCAAACGTTTGATAGATTTGCGCTTACCGTAAGCAATTTGTACCAGTGCCCGCGTGACTAAAATTGCGGTAAATAATGAGCTAATAATACCAATTGCTAAAGTGATCGCAAAACCTTTAATTGGACCCGTACCAATAGCAAACAGGATAAATGCGACCAATAAGGTGGTGATGTTGGCATCGAAAATACTACTAAAGGCACGATCAAAGCCTGCCACAATAGCAGATTTGGGCCGCACCCCATTTGCCAGCTCCTCACGTATGCGCTCAAAAATCAGCACGTTGGCATCGACCGCCATACCAATGGTTAATACGATACCCGCAATACCGGGTAGGGTCAGTGATGAGCCTAAAATAGACATGATAGCGATAATGATAATGACGTTAACTGCCAGTGCCACATTAGCAATCACACCAAATAAACGGTAAAAAATAATCATAAAGGCAAAAACTAACAGATAGCCAACTTGGGTAGAAAACAGACCTTTGTCAATGTTCTCTTGTCCTAATGACGGGCCGATAGTACGTTCTTCGACAAAGTACATGGGTGCCGCTAATGCGCCTGAGCGCAATAACAGAGCAAGCTCTGCCGCTTCAGCACTGCTGTCTAAACCAGTAATACGGAAAGACGAGCCAAGTACCGCTTGAATATTGGCGCGGTTGATCACTTTAGTTTCAGCATAAGGCGTCCGCACTTCGACCGTCTCGCCAGTAACTGAATTTTCTTCATAGGTGATTTTTTGCTTGTTTTCGATAAACAATACGGCCATTTGCTCGCCAACTGCGGTACGCGTGGCATTTTGCATCAGCTTGCCGCCAGCACTATCTAAGGTGATACTGACTTCGGGCATACCACCTTCATCAAGGCCAGTCTGAGCATTAGTCACTTTATCACCAGTGACAATAGCTTGACGATCTAACAGTACTGGTGGACCATCAAGCGTTCTAAACGGAAAGGCTTCAGTGCCAGCAGGCGGAATCCCGCCCATGAAGTCTTCGCTACCTTCTGCCACCATCCGGAATTCAAGGTTCGCGGTACGACCCAACACACGCTTGGCCTTAGCAGTATCTTGCACCCCAGGTAGCTCAACCACAATACGGCTAGCCCCTTGTGACTGTACTAACGC of the Psychrobacter sp. LV10R520-6 genome contains:
- a CDS encoding DUF4870 family protein — its product is MNHSSDPKSPDLQSNEQPNHQLSQQGQNAMMSDNKRRSLITYNHVTYLLYVVSYFTAGLLWIVPIVMNYAKRHDADGTWLATHFDWQIKTFWYSTVLFAIGALLIVFALGGLGVGIMADSGNITIGSFLLTGLGLLIMAFTFVWHLYRIIRGWVALTDGRPVP
- a CDS encoding quinone-dependent dihydroorotate dehydrogenase — protein: MSYALLRPFLFNMDPENAHDMTLSLLHKAHKARALGLVYGQPMQPTDCMGLQFSNPVGLAAGLDKNGDYIDALAELGFGFIEVGTVTPKPQIGNDKPRLFRLKQADAIINRMGFNNQGVDCLIENVKRCKYKGNIGINIGKNASTPVENAADDYVYCLERVYPHASYITVNISSPNTANLRDLQSGEALTHLLDTIKNRHDQLATEYGFYVPLVLKVAPDLDPLQVDYISQQLLDFEIDGLIATNTTLSRVGVEDLHDSNQTGGLSGRPVSHISTQILQQFADQLDNKVALIGVGGIDSGEKAVKKIKAGADMVQLYTGLIYRGPGLVQSCIQAIGGYYDAMES
- a CDS encoding CvpA family protein; protein product: MSSLDIMIAIVVLIGLWRGFQVGLIKTALGLIGWFIALIAATQLASAVAPQLAGIVQNPVLQMASAFLLVVIVVLAIMHMVAFVFSGVLKTLRLGVVDKMAGGVLGAAKNVLMILVILSVSAPLLVQMPQWQTSVLAPELLPYAPMAKNLVTDAFGVAWDQVNQS
- the purF gene encoding amidophosphoribosyltransferase; the protein is MCGVVGVAAHEPVNQILYDALTMLQHRGQDAAGIVTLQDGRLYLRKENGMVRDVFMNHHMVRLVGKFGIGHVRYPTAGTSSSAEAQPFYVNSPYGITLAHNGNLTNAESLAKSLYQDDRRHLNTDSDSEVLLNVLAHEMQNLGKTHPTADDIFEATKAVYSRCEGAYGVVALITGHGLLAFRDPNGIRPLIFGERLAANGGTEYMVASESVALTGSGFSIIRDVKPGEAIFIDLNHQLHTHQCVEQQEYTPCIFEYVYFARPDSIMDNISVYKSRLRMGEKLADKILAEWGENHDIDVVIPIPDTSRTSAMELALKMNIKYREGFMKNRYIGRTFIMPGQQQRKKSVRQKLSPVPLEFKGKNVLLVDDSIVRGTTCHEIIQMARDAGAKKVFFASAAPPVKYPNVYGIDMPVRSELIASGHTVEEVRDIIGADRLIFQDLEDLIDAVKDTKYSKVEGFDCAVFNGCYVTGQINEAYLDHLQDQRNETAKTGKKGMQIVADTPVDIMGVEEF
- a CDS encoding AzlD domain-containing protein — protein: MTSSYLIFATLAMAGVTFITRAIPALIPQKLLDKPWLHRLNESLPLSVLVLLILTSLSYQDLSANIGLSSAELHLLLAQIGALLLVLLVYHVSRQLLVSMVVGIAAINGLLWLFSYFLG
- a CDS encoding AzlC family ABC transporter permease codes for the protein MITQSKQQREPTYQWAEGFKKSIPVAMGYLPAGIAFGVLAQVAGVPVWATIMLSIVLYAGAAQYACLPMLSAGLPVGSIATNIAAINLRHVFYGVPLLQYLPTHKLAKTYCLFALTDETFSVMTSLPANTRQALILPVSLFNQSWWVLASAVGVMIGSALNDLVPNLDFALICLFVILAYEQFQSIKRYFPIGIAVIGLVSALLFTSDWLLLVAIAICMLLILTRAFWIQRTVTGDSNDQ
- a CDS encoding MATE family efflux transporter codes for the protein MPTVTPSRAMPPIDTRYSRIIAIALPVLLANLAMPLQSVIDTAIVGNMNDTAKLAGMGLAIQLLSLLLVSFNFLQYASSGLSAQALGQLAHNDDPSATNTSKNEISSNKPQMQSPLLSILQRALLLAFIIGAILLLAKPWLIDFGLQALSANPKSGIAAKTYLDVRFWGVIAELMNFAFIGWFAGQGKTRYMLYQQGFIAILNIILTLFFVYGMQMGLVGVALGTTIAFWMGVVLALWLSRRHLQLTWRALFTADPQYFAKEKMLRLFSLNKDIFIRTLILTLSFAWITRLSAQSGDLILAANAILLQVLSISAFALDGVAVSAETLSGQAAGRRDWPRFRIIVKRTGVVSYGLALILSAIWWLAMPTYLQLMTNIEPVFTLAYNYHVYAVLLPLIGVGAYWLDGIFFGLTAGNVIRNAALILAVIFFPLSWLLYQQWGMTGIWLSVWCLLLLRFIILSGFLYRAHITGSYEKLQPQL
- the secF gene encoding protein translocase subunit SecF, which encodes MAIEQNNPTKKPNTPTSNSSGGGSDDDKRRRRNKPRRDGKGSNNQTNNSTTPKSSKGKGRRAGQNSQALATQGPNSTTDIDPNISADDAADDAAAKAEGGIKAIGNQRLIPFMSLEKPMAILSIVLIIGSILAIAINGLNLGLDFTGGVSADVRYEQPAEQVEVVKALADNGFDDSVVQYLGTRQELLVRLPPQSDNINGLNATLNQALDLPNNNAEISNVNIIGSQVGNEVYLNSLMAVALALTCMLGYVALRFQFKLAIGAVVALFHDAIVTVGFFALFGLPFDLTVLAAVLALIGYSLNDTIVVYDRIRENFRRVRGISPRQTIDLSLTETLRRTIMTISTVMLVVLAMLFLGGDGLYWFAVALSIGLIAGTYSSIYISSSIPLSMGLSRDDFVVKVKPEFEEEIVTFNDPKMFEQD
- the secD gene encoding protein translocase subunit SecD, translating into MQYPAWKYFVILIVLIVSGLYAAPNLYPDEPAVQITSAAAGTQLSEGILTQSQSLLEEAGVSYHDGTFEGNSALVRLDNPVAQLKAQEALRQNLGDDYVVALNLAQTTPQWLRDIGAKPMKLGLDLRGGVRFVLEVDMDKALEQRLESASRDVRRELRAERIAVKGIKTEAQGIVLHFADTDIRNRAQNILQGSMSNNFSLQSSIDDQGPALIMTYNDATLDEINSYAVNQNLTALRNRISELGVTEALVQSQGASRIVVELPGVQDTAKAKRVLGRTANLEFRMVAEGSEDFMGGIPPAGTEAFPFRTLDGPPVLLDRQAIVTGDKVTNAQTGLDEGGMPEVSITLDSAGGKLMQNATRTAVGEQMAVLFIENKQKITYEENSVTGETVEVRTPYAETKVINRANIQAVLGSSFRITGLDSSAEAAELALLLRSGALAAPMYFVEERTIGPSLGQENIDKGLFSTQVGYLLVFAFMIIFYRLFGVIANVALAVNVIIIIAIMSILGSSLTLPGIAGIVLTIGMAVDANVLIFERIREELANGVRPKSAIVAGFDRAFSSIFDANITTLLVAFILFAIGTGPIKGFAITLAIGIISSLFTAILVTRALVQIAYGKRKSIKRLSIG